The following DNA comes from Poecilia reticulata strain Guanapo linkage group LG5, Guppy_female_1.0+MT, whole genome shotgun sequence.
CAGGTTTATTTTCCTGAGTCTTTCAGTGCTGCTGCAAAATGTACAGATCATTTAAACTGATATCCACTTTGTAAAAAAATGGTGATAACTCTaagaatatataatataataactCTAAGTTTGTCATTACGTAGGATAGAGTGAATATTCACAGTTTGGTATAACTAAATGAGtcagttatttaataaaaacatttgtttctttatgtgAAGTCATCTAGTttctaatacattttattcacagaTGTTGTCAAATCAAgagtttgaaaaacattaagacagatttttcttttattagtgAAACGTTTTGAAAATTCTAACCTTtaattttagtacatttatTCCAAAGGAAAACAATCCTATGGTAAGAAATTCCTGGTAAtaatgactttaaaataaacttagcTACAACAGTATTtacactttactttttaatgacAATAACCTTCATAAAAACTATGGTTTTTAAATATCTCTTTAAACTTTCACAATGTCTTGACAATTTAATATAGAACAGATCATTTATGAAacaaatcaagctcctctgtctcctcccagtcaaaaacaaccgatcagagccaggaggaaggtcctAGCACTGCCAATCATGCCTGTGGAtgtgctgctcaatgtgctaatgctGAAGAAACAACCTACAGGAAATCTATTTATCCATGTTCCTGTGGGCTCCATTGTGGTGAAGGAGCCGTAGCATAGCAGAGATCAGAggggagggtgtgagcagcacatacatACAGGTGATTGAAAGCACTAAGGTCTGCCTcttggctttgattggttgtttctgagtgATGTATTTCTGCAGACGACAGAAGGACCACAGAAAGAAGGCTAAGCAGTTCAGATGTCAGGACACAGTGaaagtttgagaaaatatgttataaacttttttcttttataaaagttacctaatgcagctttaaagatGGAACATTGTTATACAGACTATCGGCAGTATGACTAGCCAcctatgtttttgtttaaaatatttatttctacacATGGGATTTTTCACCACCAGATAAACTTGACGATTAGGTATTCCTGCATTTTTGCAAATTGCCTGAAGTGTTCTTGTTCACTCGACAGTAAAGGTTCCCCTCTCCAAGCCGGACTGGTTCACCAGCACATCGTCCTCTGCCTTCATGGAGTTCAGCAGGTACTTGACTCCGGCTTTCACGCCGGTCTTCACTCCTGCCCCCACAGCGTACCCCGCCACCCCGACAGTCCCGCCTGTGGCCACCATCAGGGCGTCTGTGCCCAGGTCCACGGCGCTGAGGATGGCTCTCTCCTTGGCCGTTGCCGAGCAATTGATGGAGGCGTAGTAGACCGCCGTGCCGAGGCTGTAGAGGGTGCTGACAGCAGGGATCCACTCCACCACGTTGTACACGCGCTCCTCGTCCTTGTTGATGCAGCTCCTCTGCGGGCTGCGTTTCATCCGCTGACCTGAGGATCGAAAAAGCTCGTCCTGGGAGCTGCACTGGCGGATCCAGCACTCAGACTCCAGGGGTGTGGATGGAAAGATGCGGCTGCCTTTCTTCAACACGGCTTGGTACATTCCAGGCATGAGAGGTCCACCACTGGTCACACCGGCACACAGGACTCCGAGTCTTTCACAGCTTCTGACAGCGTCCTCCAGTCGACCCGCAGCTCCTCTCACAGCCGTTCCCAGTAGCATGGTCCCATTCACTCGGCTCCAACCATCACAGTGACCCTCCTGTGATCCAAGGCCACCGTCTCTCACTAAAGCCAGCTGCTGAATGTTGAACATCACTCCATCTATATGCTGACTTGCTTCTTCTCCCTCGGAAGTCGATGCTGATGTAGATCTGCTCATCTTCCTCTCCATAAGAGCCACCAAATCCATCAGCAGCTCCTCAGTGTCAGCCTTCCCCAGCAGGTCGTACAGCTTCAGCACCAGGAGCTGGGCCTCCTGTGGGCAGCCTGACGCCACCAGGACAGGCACCAGTGAGAGTCCCAGCAGCTCCTGAGGGAACACAGAGGATAACGGATCATCCACCGCGCTGGCATGCAGCAGCTCTGCACAGCTGATGCTTCCTCGAATCTGGAGGTGATCTCGAATCTGACCCTGGAGCTTCGCCGAAACAGTCGATGTCACGAGTTGAGCAGATCGGATCTTCTCCACGTTTTGAGAACGAGTCGACGTAGGTTCAGATTCGCCTGGCTGTGGACTGGAAGCAAGGAGAACCCGACTGTCCTGTTCCTGCTCAGCATCTTCGCTGGTGGGAGTTGCTTGAAGCAGATTGTCCGTTTTGGGTGGAGGAGGCGGGACTCTGCACAGGCTCTGTTCGGTCAGCAGGAGCTGGATCAGAATCAGCCACTTCAGCTTGGAGAACATCCTATCTCTCTCTTCACAGGGATCTTCCTCAAAGCCACTAATACAAAAGCAAGACGATACAAAATATCTGTCAGTGAATAAAGTTTGCAGAGGTTGTTGTTaaataaacaagttaaaaataatcttaaatgaTTCTTAATCAGGTTTGTCTTATAGACTTGCAGTCACAGTGGCTGCACCTGGCAGGACCCAATGGACTCCTGTTGGTTCTGTACAAATGGTGGATACACCTTTGTGTTTTGTCATGGTTAGTATTTTTGCTACCGTTTCTCCCTGGTCTAGTTGCTCATTCCATGTCAATTAGGCCAAATCAGTTCACATTagccacttttttttgtgttgatgttCACATTATAACTTTAGTTCACTTGCAGCCAGACCTCTGTGAACGGCATGCAGTCCTGCACACAGCAAGAAGGATGCAAAGACACACTTTGCATGCTGTGTTTaccaaagtaaaataaaggataattatgttttcatgtctATTAATTTTGATGTGCAATCAGGCCCGACTCGCTCCGTTAACACATTTGTGAATACTGTTGTgacaaaattttgatttttattatgttttaattgtttggacctttgaattattttgttttgcatatttcagCACCGGtgtgaagaaatatttaattcagtAGTTCAGTGTTatagtttctgttttctcttttatgatCTCTTTGTGACTTTGTAAACTgagtttatcttattttttatttattttgctaggTTTTTTTAGTCATTATCTTCACTTATAAGTCTGTCGTCTGCCTGCCTCCTGTTTGCATTTGTGGCCACAGCAACTATTCATCTTAAGGCTTCCTTCTTTACAGACAGTAACAACATCATGAACaaagatggggttttttttagtggTGCACAGTAAATCAGATcagtaaaaaaattacaaaaaattaaaatgcaaaagcagCAACAGTGCAACAATggcaataaatgaaaacattaaatgtgtgGTTCTTATTTCGTCTCGCTCACAAATTACATTATTCATCCTGTTCCTGACAGTTATGAAGTTAAGTTTTTGCTTAATCTGAGATAATTTTATCCCACCTACCTTAACAATAACCACGTCTTGCAGACTGCAGCGTGTCAGATGGCTTCAGGACGTGGGAGGCTGTTTCTTCTCGTTCTCTCAGCAGCCTCTTTTTCTGCCTCCAATCAGAACCTGCTTCTCCAACACGGCATCTCAGAGCCCTCCCTCTCCGCCATCCGTCTTTTAGCCCCCTTTTCTACTTGGCCTCATTGCTCAACAGGGAGCGCAGGGCTTGAATATTGATTCACGTGGGGGAAAGTTCATGTGGTCTAAACCAGTTGTTTGTCCGTCCTGTTATCCACTCATCCCCCACAGTCCTTCTGCTCACTCTCACGCAGCCGCtcggttttgtttttgacccacatagttgaaagaaaatgtccccTCTCCCGCCCCACTCCTCACGCCGTGAGCGAATTTCTCTCTTTCACTGCCAACAAGAGGAGTAGAGAAAGTGAGCTTGTTTTGAAAGTAAAGACAGGATTTCTTCACATCGTGGCATCTATTTGGATCTATTTTCTGCCTTCGTTCGATTTAATCGTTTGAGGTCTGCAAGTGGCAGCATCTATTCTTTGTGTAAATGTCTAAAAAGGCCTTTAAGAAATTTTAGAGAAATCTACTGAGTTATTAATcaatttcattacatttttataaaatcactGGTGCCACAACCTCAAACAATTTATATAAACTTAATCTAGCATAAcagttttttgtaatttatactTTTTCAGGCTGACTTTCGGCAGTCTTGAAAAGTAATccttacatttctgtttctttgggGTTTAATAATGAGGCCTGGATGaggattaatatttattttaccaccAGGCAAAGCAAGCAGGATGGAAAAAGTCTTACATGTTCAATGAAAGAGCATAATTTAGGGTCACCAAACCCCCAGTCTGTATGTTTGAAATAGAGTTCGCTGTCCTTCCATcaccaaagcaaacatgttgTGTTTGCTCTGCTGGGATTTTAACTGGAACAGTGTGCTTTGGTCAGAGGAGATCGAGCTTAGCTGGAACATAAGCTTCAGGTCGATCTGGCCATGGAGAGGCACTTCAGGTCCAGTGTTATTAATGCagcaggatttttaaaaaaatgtggtaaattgaaaacattcaaaggGAGTCTCCGTCCAGATCAGATGAACCGCATcaagtgattttcttttgagGCAGcgcagcagctctgctctgagGTCCCTTCAGATGACATGATTACGTGACTTGTCTTTAATTTCTGGTCCATCTTGCACTGCATCTGCATGTGTGATCTCATTCGCTTATCTCTCATGACTACAAATGAGGGTGAAAAATCACCCTGGATTTACTGgaacacagtttgtttttcaacatAACAGACTAGAGCTGCACCTACGCTTCTCTATCCGACCATTTATAGTCACATTCGAGCCTGAAATTAGagatcaggcctgaaatctggaTGTAGTgttggactctgacctgaacattcagagccacataaagacagttacaaagtcagccttctatcagaACATTTCTTTGATTAGAGTACAGATCTAtatattttggaaaatgtcGGTCTCATTGTGACGATGTCTCTATTTAGTATCTTTGCCTGTTTACTCTGTTTATCtgctttgttgtatttttttttcttctgatttagCAGCTATTTCGATTATCAACACTAGGGGGCGATGTGTCTCCAAAAAAGACTTGAGATTGTTTTCTGTAGAAAGAAATCCTTGTCTGATTTGTCCCGCCGGTGACAGCATTTGATCGATCTGTTTCTAAACCAGAGCCAGCTAGAACTATGATAATAGATGCTGTCACAAATGGGTCCAAggcatgaaaacacatttaaaagagAGAGGACTTCATCGTGtgctttgttcatgtttttataagtCTAATTCTTGGTTTTAGCTCGGTTTAAATGGCGGTTACTGAAAAGACTTTGCTTGTCTCCCTGAAGAAAATGCCAAAAGATTACAGGTAAATACAGATCAAATTGTGACAATGAACATGATTGTATTAACCCTTTTTTGACCTTCTTCCAGTCCTTAAGTAAATAgttgcatttcatttcaattaGCGAGCAGATTTATCCAAATAATGATTTCCATGCACTTCATTTAGTGATCACTTTGGAATAACACACAACAGAGCAaaccctttttttattattatttaaaagcagaaactaagaaaaaaatatttaaactcagAAAGACTTTGCACAGGAAAGCAGCCTCATGGGTTTCAGCTTAATGTGGAAAAATCAATCACCACCTTGTGTAATATGTAAAGAATATAAGTTAATTAGAGGGGCTACTTACGCAATTATTTCTGTAGGGAGCTGTGAGTTGACACCTGTTAATAGAGGAGAAACAGCCTCAGTAGACCAATCAGAAACCAGAGGAAATGTGTTCACCCGGCTCTCCTCTCCAGAGGGTTGTACCTTCAGTGACCCAGTCGGGGCTTGAAACTTAACCAAGTAGCCAGAGGCAATGACACTGTGAATCTGTTGCATGTCAAAAGCACCTGAGCACAAACATCGATGCCTGACTGGTTCTTTAAATGGATGAACATCATGTTCATACAAAGGAAAACTTTTATTAAGTTCAAGGCTGGGCTGGGACACTGTGGACAGAAACAAATGGCAGCCAGGATCCCATAtgaatttcttcaaactctTGAATgtcctgaaaatgttttgttttctacttaTCGTCTTGAGGCTGTTGGAGATTTTAGGAGCTTCCCTGAAAGCCATGACTTTCATTTGAAACGTTAAGAGAAACTCTAAACATTTATGTTTCTCATAATTAGTCCCCTAGTAAAATGTGCagaataaattacagttttaaataGCAAAATAACAAGAATAATGTAACTGCAGTTGAGAGAAACTAGCAAAACGTTGAttcaatgcaaaacaaatactGGTCACAAACTGCAGTAAATTTCTCTATCAAGTTGGTTTGATCAGAAGACAAATGTTTAGTCTAATATTGGGAGAATAATTTTGTATGTTAACACAGATGCTAACAATGAACGACTGCTTAATGTTAGGAGAGTAACATTAAGCAGCTGTTTTCATATGTAATGtagtttctttttactttctctAAACATTAAAAT
Coding sequences within:
- the apof gene encoding uncharacterized protein apof; amino-acid sequence: MFSKLKWLILIQLLLTEQSLCRVPPPPPKTDNLLQATPTSEDAEQEQDSRVLLASSPQPGESEPTSTRSQNVEKIRSAQLVTSTVSAKLQGQIRDHLQIRGSISCAELLHASAVDDPLSSVFPQELLGLSLVPVLVASGCPQEAQLLVLKLYDLLGKADTEELLMDLVALMERKMSRSTSASTSEGEEASQHIDGVMFNIQQLALVRDGGLGSQEGHCDGWSRVNGTMLLGTAVRGAAGRLEDAVRSCERLGVLCAGVTSGGPLMPGMYQAVLKKGSRIFPSTPLESECWIRQCSSQDELFRSSGQRMKRSPQRSCINKDEERVYNVVEWIPAVSTLYSLGTAVYYASINCSATAKERAILSAVDLGTDALMVATGGTVGVAGYAVGAGVKTGVKAGVKYLLNSMKAEDDVLVNQSGLERGTFTVE